One genomic window of Roseofilum capinflatum BLCC-M114 includes the following:
- the amt gene encoding ammonium transporter, producing MNLTDILWVLVCSGLVFLMQPGFMCLESGLTRSKNSINVAVKNIADFGISVSLFWAIGYALMFGENPSGWLGTSNFFINISTPSVATFFLFQTMFCSTSTTIVSGAVAERMKFVSYLVVAGLVSGLIYPIFGCWAWNGLYLGESHGWLGNLGFVDFAGSTVVHSIGAWVSLATLLVVGPRAGRFRYSGHPRKIHGSNMQLAVLGTLLLWFGWLGFNGGSTLSLNDQVPGIMVNTLMAGSSGMLTGAAIGWYRRKIPQVEALMNGSLAGLVAVTASCHAVTTLEAVMIGMVGAGIMMIVAQMLEDLKIDDAVDAIAVHGGAGIWGTLAVAWFGDPKILGTGLTIREQFGVQLLGIIIAGVWAFCLTYGIVWSINQLISLRVSLADEKVGLNISEHQAKTEIHDLFQVMQEQANNQDLALRVPVEPFTEVGQIAHRYNQVMAALEEAVSKTQAVFNTASDGILTFTLDNLEITKANPSAEKIFGYPLSELMGLSIHQLIAIPDYPLADRLTVIRELVKPGRHEVLGLRSNGEEFPVEATVTKANLGEHRTFYVGTFRDITQRKKTEADLAQANAEILALNQQLQEENLRMSAELNVTRKLQQILLPKVEELAAIPDLEIAGFMEPATEVGGDYYDVLLHDMGVKIAIGDVTGHGLESGVLSIMVQTAVRTLLETQETDPERFLDILNRTIYHNVQRMKSEKNLTLSILDYADGKLRLSGQHEEFLIVRVDGTIERIDTIDLGIPLGLQEDVSAFFDSILVQLHPGDGGILYTDGITEAENAEGKHYGLERFCDRITQVWHGSAEEVRDRLIEDVLSYIGSRTMYDDITLVVFKRKPIA from the coding sequence ATGAATTTGACTGATATTCTTTGGGTTTTGGTCTGTTCCGGGCTTGTCTTTCTGATGCAACCCGGATTCATGTGTCTAGAATCTGGTCTCACCCGTTCCAAAAATAGCATCAACGTTGCAGTTAAAAATATAGCTGACTTTGGGATTTCGGTGAGCCTGTTTTGGGCGATCGGATATGCCCTAATGTTTGGAGAAAACCCTAGCGGATGGTTGGGAACCAGTAACTTTTTTATTAATATTAGCACCCCCTCCGTCGCCACTTTCTTTCTCTTTCAAACCATGTTTTGCAGCACCTCCACCACCATCGTTTCCGGTGCAGTTGCAGAACGGATGAAATTTGTCTCCTATTTGGTAGTGGCGGGTCTCGTTTCTGGCTTAATTTATCCCATTTTTGGCTGTTGGGCCTGGAATGGTCTCTACCTAGGAGAAAGCCACGGTTGGTTAGGGAATCTAGGATTTGTCGATTTTGCTGGCTCGACCGTGGTTCATAGCATTGGGGCCTGGGTATCTTTAGCCACTCTGTTAGTCGTCGGCCCCCGTGCCGGACGATTTCGATATTCCGGACACCCCCGCAAAATTCATGGGTCTAATATGCAACTGGCTGTCCTGGGGACTCTACTGCTCTGGTTCGGCTGGCTAGGATTTAATGGAGGCAGCACCTTAAGCCTCAATGACCAAGTACCTGGAATTATGGTCAATACCCTAATGGCCGGTTCATCGGGAATGCTGACTGGTGCAGCAATTGGTTGGTATCGGCGCAAAATTCCCCAGGTAGAAGCCTTAATGAATGGGTCTTTGGCTGGGTTAGTTGCTGTAACGGCCTCTTGTCATGCGGTCACCACCTTAGAAGCAGTCATGATTGGCATGGTCGGAGCAGGAATCATGATGATTGTCGCTCAAATGCTGGAAGATTTAAAAATTGATGATGCCGTTGATGCCATCGCCGTTCATGGAGGAGCTGGTATTTGGGGAACCTTGGCCGTTGCCTGGTTTGGCGACCCCAAAATTTTGGGTACGGGGTTAACAATTCGAGAACAATTTGGCGTACAACTGTTAGGAATTATTATTGCTGGAGTTTGGGCGTTTTGTCTGACTTATGGAATTGTGTGGAGCATCAATCAGTTGATTTCCTTACGAGTTTCTTTAGCTGACGAAAAAGTGGGTTTAAATATTTCTGAGCATCAGGCGAAAACAGAAATTCACGATCTATTTCAAGTCATGCAAGAGCAGGCGAATAATCAGGATCTAGCTCTGCGCGTACCGGTAGAACCCTTTACAGAAGTGGGGCAAATTGCCCATCGTTATAATCAGGTGATGGCGGCTCTAGAGGAAGCCGTGAGCAAAACTCAAGCGGTGTTTAATACCGCCAGTGATGGAATTTTAACATTTACTCTAGATAATTTAGAAATTACTAAAGCTAATCCCAGTGCAGAAAAAATTTTTGGTTATCCCCTCTCGGAGTTAATGGGATTATCAATCCATCAATTAATTGCTATTCCAGATTATCCTCTAGCTGACCGATTAACGGTAATTCGAGAGCTGGTTAAACCGGGTAGGCACGAGGTTTTAGGGTTACGCTCTAATGGAGAAGAGTTTCCGGTAGAGGCAACGGTCACTAAGGCGAATTTAGGAGAGCATCGCACGTTTTATGTGGGCACGTTTCGAGATATTACGCAACGGAAGAAAACGGAAGCCGATTTAGCGCAAGCTAATGCAGAAATTTTGGCTCTAAATCAGCAACTGCAAGAAGAAAATTTACGCATGAGTGCAGAGTTGAATGTGACTCGTAAATTGCAGCAAATTTTGTTGCCCAAGGTTGAAGAGTTGGCGGCTATTCCAGACTTGGAAATTGCCGGATTTATGGAACCGGCAACGGAAGTAGGTGGAGATTATTATGATGTTTTACTGCACGATATGGGGGTGAAAATTGCCATTGGCGATGTGACGGGTCATGGATTGGAAAGTGGGGTGTTGTCAATTATGGTGCAAACGGCAGTCCGGACATTATTAGAAACTCAAGAAACCGATCCTGAGCGCTTTTTAGATATTTTAAATCGCACGATTTATCATAATGTACAACGGATGAAGTCGGAAAAAAATTTAACGTTAAGTATTTTAGATTATGCGGATGGCAAGCTCAGGTTGAGTGGTCAACATGAGGAGTTTTTGATTGTGCGTGTGGATGGAACCATAGAGCGTATTGATACAATTGATTTGGGGATTCCTTTAGGGTTACAAGAGGATGTGTCTGCTTTTTTCGATTCAATTTTGGTGCAATTACATCCGGGAGATGGCGGAATTTTATATACGGATGGGATTACGGAAGCGGAAAATGCAGAGGGCAAGCATTATGGTTTGGAGCGATTTTGCGATCGCATCACTCAGGTGTGGCATGGGTCAGCCGAAGAGGTTCGCGATCGCCTGATTGAAGATGTACTTTCTTATATCGGCTCCCGCACGATGTATGATGATATTACATTAGTGGTGTTTAAGCGCAAACCGATCGCCTAG
- a CDS encoding DevA family ABC transporter ATP-binding protein, with amino-acid sequence MSKPSVITINHLDHYFGKGHLRKQILFDIQLEIKAGEIIIMTGPSGSGKTTLLTLVGGLRSVQSGSVEVLGEEFCGASARKLTRARRKHGYIFQAHNLHQSLTALQNVQMGLEVHGKWSSQEMKERSAAMLERVGLAEHLHYYPDNLSGGQKQRVAIARALVSHPPLVLADEPTAALDSQSGRSVVELMQSLAQEQHCTILMVTHDNRILDVADRIIHMEDGQLSERDQSSQFNLQS; translated from the coding sequence ATGTCTAAACCTTCTGTAATTACCATTAACCATCTTGACCATTATTTTGGTAAAGGTCATCTTCGCAAACAAATCTTATTTGATATTCAGCTCGAAATTAAGGCTGGTGAAATTATCATTATGACCGGGCCTTCCGGATCGGGAAAAACCACCTTATTAACCTTAGTAGGAGGACTGCGATCGGTGCAGTCGGGAAGCGTCGAGGTTTTGGGGGAAGAATTTTGTGGCGCATCTGCGCGTAAACTGACAAGAGCCAGACGCAAACACGGTTATATTTTCCAAGCTCATAACCTGCATCAAAGCTTAACGGCGCTGCAAAACGTGCAAATGGGATTAGAAGTGCATGGAAAATGGTCATCACAGGAGATGAAAGAGCGATCGGCAGCCATGTTAGAACGGGTAGGATTAGCAGAACATTTACACTATTACCCTGATAATTTATCCGGGGGACAAAAGCAACGGGTGGCGATCGCCCGCGCTCTGGTTAGCCATCCTCCCCTGGTGCTTGCCGATGAACCCACTGCTGCTCTAGATAGCCAGTCTGGACGTTCTGTCGTCGAGTTAATGCAAAGTTTAGCCCAGGAACAACACTGTACCATTTTGATGGTCACCCACGATAACCGCATTTTAGATGTCGCCGATCGCATCATCCACATGGAAGATGGACAACTCTCAGAACGAGATCAAAGCAGCCAATTCAATCTTCAAAGCTAG
- a CDS encoding phosphoglucomutase/phosphomannomutase family protein, translated as MVVTSFKNPIKFGTDGWRGVIAADFTMERVAQVAPIAAQILAEVYGDRDSETEFYHSDRTVIVGHDRRFLAEEFAQVAAEAIQNAGFNVLLTNTYAPTPAFSWAAKEKGALGAIVMTASHNPGKYLGLKVKGAFGGSVSPNVTQKIEARLSQDLPPAPQPGTLESFDPWPSYCEILRSKVDIGAIQAAIVQGKLTVFADVMHGAAGGGLAKILGVDIRELNSDRDPLFDGGAPEPLPKYLPQLLEDMKNFSTSAESSDLVTGLVFDGDSDRIAAIDKDGTYMSTQILIPVLIEHLATRRGFTGEVVKTISGSDLMPKVAQLYNLSVHETAIGYKYIADRMLEHSVLIGGEESGGVGYNTHIPERDALLSALYVLEAVVQSGQNLGYLYHQLQETTGFSSMYDRIDLPLASMDVRSRLLQELETNPLIEIAGKAVTDCNTIDGYKFRLSDGSWLLVRFSGTEPVLRLYCEAATLENVHETLNWIKDWANKFT; from the coding sequence ATGGTAGTAACGTCTTTTAAGAACCCAATTAAATTTGGTACAGATGGCTGGCGAGGGGTGATTGCGGCAGATTTTACCATGGAACGGGTGGCTCAAGTTGCGCCGATCGCCGCCCAGATTCTAGCAGAAGTCTATGGCGATCGCGACAGCGAAACGGAGTTTTATCACAGCGATCGTACCGTAATTGTGGGCCACGATCGCCGATTTCTAGCGGAAGAATTTGCCCAAGTCGCTGCTGAAGCCATTCAAAATGCCGGTTTTAATGTCCTCCTCACGAATACCTACGCCCCTACTCCCGCCTTTAGTTGGGCTGCCAAAGAAAAAGGGGCCCTCGGTGCAATTGTGATGACCGCTTCCCATAACCCCGGTAAATATCTGGGCTTAAAAGTCAAAGGAGCCTTTGGCGGTTCCGTGTCCCCAAACGTGACCCAAAAAATAGAAGCTCGACTCAGCCAAGATCTGCCCCCTGCTCCACAACCGGGAACCCTAGAGTCCTTCGATCCTTGGCCCTCCTATTGTGAAATTCTGCGCTCTAAAGTGGATATTGGAGCCATTCAAGCAGCCATTGTTCAAGGTAAATTAACCGTCTTTGCCGATGTCATGCATGGCGCAGCCGGTGGAGGACTGGCGAAAATTTTAGGGGTGGATATTCGAGAATTAAATAGCGATCGCGACCCCCTGTTTGATGGCGGTGCGCCCGAACCCCTACCCAAATACTTACCCCAATTATTAGAGGATATGAAGAACTTTTCTACCTCCGCAGAAAGTTCCGATTTAGTCACCGGTTTAGTTTTTGATGGCGATAGCGATCGCATTGCGGCCATTGACAAAGATGGCACATACATGAGTACCCAAATTCTCATCCCTGTCCTCATCGAACATTTAGCCACCCGACGGGGGTTTACCGGGGAAGTGGTAAAAACCATCAGTGGCTCCGATCTGATGCCCAAAGTCGCCCAACTTTATAACCTATCTGTCCATGAAACGGCGATCGGGTATAAATATATCGCCGATCGCATGTTAGAACATTCCGTCCTCATCGGCGGTGAAGAATCCGGGGGTGTGGGTTATAACACCCATATTCCCGAACGGGATGCCCTGCTATCCGCCCTCTATGTCCTCGAAGCCGTTGTTCAGTCTGGGCAAAACCTCGGTTATCTGTATCATCAACTGCAAGAAACAACCGGATTTTCCTCCATGTACGATCGCATCGATCTCCCCTTAGCCAGCATGGACGTGCGATCGCGTCTTTTACAAGAATTAGAAACCAATCCCCTCATCGAAATTGCCGGAAAAGCTGTTACCGACTGCAATACCATTGACGGTTATAAATTCCGATTATCCGATGGCAGTTGGCTCCTCGTTCGCTTTAGTGGAACCGAACCCGTTTTACGTCTTTACTGTGAAGCCGCAACCCTAGAAAACGTCCATGAAACCTTAAATTGGATTAAGGATTGGGCAAATAAATTCACTTAA
- a CDS encoding CHASE2 domain-containing protein, whose amino-acid sequence MWHHLKVIFQQWQPLFTIAPSVTATVMVAGMAGGFQLLEWATLDQFFRYRPLEDPEQRITAITIDDRDIHEMGTWPLSDGTLAQMISILNQHNPRVIGLDLYRDLPVAPGTEDWMQVMAQTPHLIGIKKAVGQRVAPPSALEENQQVALADLVVDADSKIRRALIVSLDENGQLFPTLGVRTSLDYLREEGIELTTLDSERKFYELGKAIFRPLTSKNGSYRQADLGGYQILLNYRGTEDRFDSLTITELLKGEFDPELIRDRLILIGSVAHSTNDFFHTPYSNRNQETSEPMPGVFIHANIASLMLSAALDGRPLLSVLSLPLKGLWVFFWSEVGVLLSWILPTIKLSPTRSFPGLTILAVSASGIILFGAGYGAFLIGWWIPVIAPLSALTVAAILGTNSRYQRQLQQANEQLQDYSHTLEEKVRDRTQELEQAKIAADSANQAKSEFLANMSHELRTPLNGILGYTQILQRADNLLKVQQDGIQIIHQCGSHLLTLINDILDLSKIEARKLELQNSYFHFPSFLMGIVEMFRLRAQQKNIEFIYQPDTRLPVGVYADEKRLRQVLINLLGNAIKFTDQGQVIFKVTQQNIESVKPLDHTSNAYQQVCIHIEIEDTGIGMTGDQMTQIFKPFEQVGEGKRQLEGTGLGLTISQKIVALMGSQIQVDSSLGEGSRFWVDLPLNVAAEWEHPSSNDRDKIVGFQGEAKTILIVDDKWENRSIIISLLESVGFRCLQANHGEEALAQMENYKPDLIITNIMMPVMDGLNLIKTVRHSSNWKDIPIIVSSAKVFATDQEQSLQVGGDAFLPKPVQVDLLFSYLQKCLHLEWIYENQESVDFGVKAERETTDLSGNTLLEEPMVFPKQEVLEELLNLALRGNIQKLGKEAIALQKDRSIYVSFALKLQELADNFQLKEIRLLIQSGLNTKIKR is encoded by the coding sequence ATGTGGCATCATCTCAAGGTAATCTTTCAGCAATGGCAACCCTTGTTTACCATTGCTCCAAGCGTCACCGCTACGGTGATGGTTGCGGGAATGGCTGGAGGATTTCAACTGCTCGAATGGGCAACCCTAGACCAGTTTTTTCGCTATCGTCCCTTAGAAGATCCAGAACAACGAATTACTGCCATCACCATCGACGATCGCGATATTCATGAAATGGGAACTTGGCCCCTCAGTGATGGCACATTAGCCCAAATGATTTCTATCCTCAATCAACACAATCCGAGGGTGATTGGTTTAGATTTATATCGGGATCTACCGGTGGCTCCAGGGACTGAAGACTGGATGCAGGTCATGGCTCAAACGCCCCATCTAATCGGGATTAAAAAAGCGGTAGGACAACGGGTTGCGCCCCCTTCTGCCCTAGAGGAAAATCAGCAAGTTGCTCTAGCAGATTTGGTAGTCGATGCAGATTCTAAAATCCGACGGGCGCTGATTGTCTCTTTGGATGAAAATGGCCAATTGTTTCCCACGTTGGGAGTACGCACGAGTTTAGATTATTTGCGTGAGGAAGGAATTGAGTTAACAACCCTTGATTCAGAGCGCAAGTTTTATGAGTTAGGAAAAGCCATATTTCGTCCCTTAACCTCAAAAAATGGCAGTTATCGCCAAGCAGATTTAGGAGGTTATCAAATTCTGCTCAATTATCGGGGAACTGAAGATCGATTTGACTCCCTAACGATTACGGAATTGCTTAAAGGAGAGTTCGATCCAGAGTTGATTCGCGATCGCCTGATTCTCATCGGCTCCGTAGCTCACAGCACCAATGATTTTTTTCATACCCCCTACAGTAATCGTAATCAAGAGACCTCCGAGCCGATGCCGGGGGTTTTTATTCACGCCAATATTGCCAGCCTGATGTTAAGCGCTGCCCTAGATGGCCGCCCGTTATTATCCGTATTATCTTTACCCTTAAAAGGTCTTTGGGTCTTCTTTTGGTCTGAGGTAGGAGTGCTGTTAAGTTGGATACTCCCGACTATTAAACTCTCACCAACTCGCAGTTTTCCCGGTCTCACTATTTTAGCCGTTAGTGCCAGTGGCATCATCCTTTTTGGGGCTGGCTATGGTGCGTTTTTAATCGGATGGTGGATTCCGGTGATTGCCCCCCTCTCTGCGTTAACGGTTGCCGCCATTCTGGGCACGAATAGCCGCTATCAACGGCAATTACAACAGGCCAATGAGCAATTACAGGACTATTCTCATACCTTAGAGGAAAAAGTGCGCGATCGCACCCAAGAGCTGGAACAGGCTAAAATCGCCGCCGATAGTGCCAATCAAGCCAAAAGTGAATTTTTAGCCAACATGAGTCATGAACTGCGGACTCCCCTGAATGGGATTTTAGGCTATACGCAGATTCTCCAGCGAGCTGATAATCTCCTTAAAGTTCAACAAGATGGGATTCAGATTATTCATCAATGTGGATCTCATTTGCTGACGTTAATTAATGATATCTTAGACCTATCCAAAATTGAAGCTAGAAAGCTAGAACTACAAAACTCTTATTTTCATTTTCCCTCATTTTTGATGGGCATTGTCGAAATGTTTCGCCTGCGAGCGCAACAAAAAAATATTGAATTTATCTATCAGCCAGATACCCGTCTTCCCGTTGGCGTTTATGCTGACGAAAAACGTCTGCGACAAGTATTAATCAATCTCCTCGGAAATGCCATTAAATTTACAGATCAGGGACAAGTTATTTTTAAGGTCACTCAACAGAATATAGAATCAGTAAAACCTTTAGATCACACTTCAAATGCCTATCAACAGGTCTGCATTCATATTGAAATCGAAGACACCGGCATCGGCATGACTGGCGATCAAATGACACAAATATTCAAACCCTTTGAACAGGTTGGAGAAGGGAAAAGACAGTTAGAAGGCACTGGCTTAGGGCTAACCATCAGCCAAAAAATTGTAGCCTTAATGGGGAGTCAGATCCAGGTAGACAGTAGTCTAGGAGAAGGAAGTCGCTTTTGGGTTGATTTACCGTTGAATGTAGCCGCCGAATGGGAACATCCATCCTCTAACGATCGAGATAAAATTGTCGGTTTCCAAGGAGAGGCTAAAACAATTCTTATCGTGGATGATAAGTGGGAAAATCGCTCCATTATAATTAGCTTGTTAGAATCTGTAGGGTTTAGGTGTCTTCAAGCTAATCACGGTGAGGAAGCATTGGCGCAAATGGAGAACTATAAACCCGATTTGATCATTACGAATATCATGATGCCGGTGATGGATGGATTGAATTTGATTAAAACCGTGCGCCACTCCTCAAATTGGAAAGATATCCCGATTATTGTTTCATCAGCTAAGGTTTTTGCTACGGATCAAGAACAGAGTTTACAAGTGGGTGGGGATGCTTTTTTACCAAAACCCGTACAAGTCGATCTTTTGTTTTCTTATTTACAAAAATGCTTGCATTTAGAATGGATTTATGAAAATCAAGAATCGGTTGATTTTGGGGTTAAAGCAGAGAGGGAGACAACGGATTTATCGGGGAATACTCTTCTTGAAGAACCTATGGTTTTCCCGAAACAGGAGGTTTTAGAGGAATTACTGAATTTAGCTCTAAGAGGCAACATTCAGAAGTTGGGTAAAGAGGCGATTGCTCTGCAAAAGGATCGCTCGATCTATGTCTCTTTTGCGCTCAAGCTGCAAGAGTTGGCTGATAACTTTCAACTCAAAGAAATTCGCCTTTTGATCCAATCTGGTTTAAATACAAAAATTAAACGTTAA
- a CDS encoding ThiF family adenylyltransferase has translation MSMFFHEELHRTAAVMQRLKDFPIAICGAGALGGNLTENLARTGLTQIKVIDGDRIEERNLSTQPYYQSDVGAYKVKILTNTLYRALGISLQSINQRLTDDTVHKCLKGSSLVIDTFDNSPSRQSVKDYCSSHSIPCLHIGLASDYGEIIWNDHYRVPSPVNDDICDYPLARNLVLLTVAVASEAILRFITEQKQDSYTITFADFSIKLME, from the coding sequence ATGTCCATGTTTTTTCATGAAGAATTACATCGTACAGCAGCCGTTATGCAACGGCTGAAGGACTTTCCGATCGCCATTTGTGGGGCGGGTGCTTTGGGGGGCAATCTGACGGAAAATCTGGCCCGAACAGGACTAACTCAAATTAAGGTGATTGATGGCGATCGCATTGAAGAGCGTAATCTCTCCACCCAACCCTATTATCAATCAGATGTGGGCGCTTATAAAGTTAAAATCCTTACTAATACTCTCTATCGCGCTCTCGGCATCAGTTTACAGAGTATCAATCAACGGTTAACCGATGACACCGTTCATAAATGCCTGAAAGGTTCCTCATTAGTCATTGATACCTTTGACAACAGTCCCAGTCGCCAAAGCGTCAAAGACTATTGCAGCAGTCATTCAATTCCCTGTCTACATATTGGATTAGCCTCAGACTATGGGGAAATTATTTGGAACGATCATTATCGCGTCCCTTCACCCGTCAATGATGATATCTGTGATTATCCCCTCGCCCGCAATTTGGTCTTACTCACGGTTGCGGTAGCCTCGGAAGCGATTTTGAGGTTTATTACCGAGCAAAAACAGGATAGCTATACGATTACGTTTGCTGATTTTTCCATCAAACTTATGGAGTAA
- the devC gene encoding ABC transporter permease DevC, translating into MLRFLKNLTRRTPLGFLQLSHDKTRLLIAISGIAFADLLIFMQLGFQTALYNSNTRLHNALDADIILLSPQARNLIDLSTITRRRLYQAMDVPGVADAQPLYVNIADWKIPGSGRATKILVLGFNPDRPPFKIAGLDQHNSLIKLPDTVVFDRAARGNYSYAIDQILAGETATTEVENHQIEIAGLYEIGASFAADGTIMTSDRNFIRIFSPRRDAGGVNAGLVYLEPGADPQVVADLLKSRLPEDVQVLTHEEFIAFEKEYWSTNTAIGFVFRVGAVMGFLVGLIIVYQVLSTDVADHLGEYATFKAMGYQQTYLLGIVFEEAIILAVIGFFPGLVVSMGLYRLTRQATNLPMYMTLSRAVFVLILTIVMCNLSGAIATRRLQAADPADLF; encoded by the coding sequence ATGCTTCGTTTCCTCAAAAACTTAACCCGCCGAACTCCCCTTGGATTTCTCCAACTCAGTCACGATAAAACCCGGCTGTTAATCGCCATTTCCGGCATTGCCTTTGCCGATCTTTTAATCTTCATGCAACTCGGATTTCAGACCGCCCTTTATAACAGTAATACCCGGCTACATAATGCCTTAGATGCCGATATTATTCTTCTGAGTCCCCAAGCGCGAAATTTAATCGATTTAAGTACCATTACCCGTCGCCGATTATATCAAGCCATGGACGTGCCAGGAGTCGCGGATGCTCAACCGCTTTATGTGAATATTGCGGACTGGAAAATCCCCGGCAGTGGACGAGCGACTAAGATTTTAGTGTTAGGCTTTAATCCCGATCGCCCCCCCTTCAAAATCGCGGGTTTAGATCAACACAACTCTCTCATTAAATTACCGGATACCGTCGTCTTTGACCGAGCGGCGCGAGGCAACTATAGTTATGCCATAGACCAAATTTTAGCGGGTGAAACGGCTACAACAGAGGTAGAAAATCATCAGATTGAAATCGCGGGACTGTATGAAATTGGCGCATCCTTTGCAGCCGATGGTACGATTATGACCAGCGATCGCAATTTTATCCGCATCTTTTCCCCTCGTCGGGATGCGGGAGGAGTCAATGCAGGGTTAGTCTATTTGGAACCCGGAGCCGATCCGCAAGTCGTAGCCGATCTGCTCAAAAGCCGCTTACCGGAAGATGTACAGGTGTTAACCCATGAGGAATTTATCGCCTTTGAAAAAGAATATTGGTCAACCAATACCGCGATCGGGTTTGTGTTTCGCGTCGGCGCAGTCATGGGTTTTTTAGTCGGCTTAATTATTGTCTATCAAGTGTTATCCACAGATGTGGCCGATCACTTGGGAGAATATGCCACATTTAAGGCCATGGGTTACCAACAAACCTATTTATTAGGGATTGTTTTTGAAGAGGCTATAATTCTAGCAGTAATCGGCTTTTTCCCCGGTTTAGTCGTTTCCATGGGATTATACCGTCTCACCCGTCAGGCGACCAATTTACCCATGTATATGACCCTTTCGCGAGCGGTGTTTGTCCTAATTTTAACGATTGTCATGTGCAATTTGTCCGGAGCGATCGCCACCCGCAGACTACAAGCAGCCGATCCGGCCGATTTGTTTTAA